One segment of Streptomyces sp. NA02950 DNA contains the following:
- a CDS encoding CoA transferase — translation MSGFGQSGPLAGEPGHDVTYAAHAGVVALSGTSGGPPAWGPGVPVADLCAAMSALLAAVHERTSTGKGRHLDVSIRDCLSHWLNARLGPFHHAGLTALDDQRAMALERPGYHTFTCVDGTAIAIGAIEDHFFGRLVRTLGLAEWAEPRWSAYRAREEAVDGINAAVAAALATRDATTVLAEPAGAGVPVARVLPPLEAVEASGRTVDHPTAGPLLPFPVAMPS, via the coding sequence ATCTCCGGCTTCGGCCAGTCCGGCCCGCTCGCCGGCGAACCCGGCCACGACGTGACGTACGCGGCTCACGCCGGTGTGGTGGCGCTGTCGGGCACGTCGGGCGGACCGCCCGCGTGGGGCCCCGGGGTGCCGGTCGCCGATCTGTGCGCCGCCATGTCCGCCCTGCTGGCCGCGGTGCACGAGCGGACGAGCACCGGCAAGGGGCGCCACCTGGACGTGTCCATCCGCGACTGCCTCTCCCACTGGCTGAACGCACGGCTGGGCCCGTTCCATCACGCGGGCCTCACCGCACTGGACGACCAGCGGGCGATGGCCTTGGAAAGGCCCGGCTACCACACCTTCACCTGCGTGGACGGGACGGCGATCGCGATCGGGGCCATCGAGGACCACTTCTTCGGGCGACTGGTCCGGACGCTTGGTCTCGCCGAGTGGGCGGAGCCGCGCTGGTCGGCGTACCGGGCGCGGGAGGAGGCCGTGGACGGGATCAACGCGGCGGTGGCCGCGGCCCTGGCCACCCGCGATGCCACGACCGTACTGGCGGAACCGGCGGGGGCGGGCGTCCCGGTGGCCCGGGTCCTGCCGCCGCTGGAGGCGGTGGAGGCGTCCGGCCGCACCGTCGACCACCCGACCGCGGGCCCGCTCCTGCCGTTCCCGGTCGCGATGCCGTCGTAG
- a CDS encoding phosphatase PAP2 family protein, which produces MFSRVKRRIGFATWRQPRAILWVVAGVVTLGMLIALEIAARRYGGQPGPITTQAQEVVLAPKPGPLYAGLALMMVVLTWRQRFIAAGAAIGIDVVFVLVRWAVDVKVAADHLFGNGALWVMLGCAVIAVTRRTGRERALLLKGVGLGLLLVAGRKTGDTWLLITSKTRPAVLDPYLATADHALGDPSWVAGRILKATGPIGTHLLDWVYGELAVAAIVVTLYQLRHVGVERRFPRHHLVRTFLVIGLLGPAIYMIFPVVGPIFAYGPGTSGTGGVEWAVANLWPHTPPPLAVPHPVSYDAITPRNCMPSLHTAWATAIFIHSRKGPRMLRFAGTFWLVATLGATLGFGYHYGVDLLAGVVFALTIEAGLRAFDRGWDRSAIQLVTYGSTVFAALLVAYRYLPVEMAEHPWVSGPLLLLAMASVIYGYVRTTKAWEPKAVPAWQPEPQPELV; this is translated from the coding sequence ATGTTTTCGCGAGTAAAACGCAGAATCGGGTTCGCCACGTGGCGTCAACCACGGGCGATCCTGTGGGTCGTGGCGGGTGTGGTGACCCTCGGAATGCTCATCGCGCTGGAGATCGCCGCGCGTCGGTACGGCGGCCAACCGGGGCCGATCACCACCCAGGCGCAAGAGGTGGTACTCGCCCCCAAACCGGGGCCGCTGTACGCCGGTCTGGCGTTGATGATGGTGGTGCTCACCTGGCGGCAACGGTTCATCGCGGCTGGTGCCGCGATCGGCATCGACGTCGTCTTCGTGCTGGTGCGGTGGGCGGTCGACGTCAAGGTGGCCGCCGACCACCTTTTCGGAAACGGCGCGTTGTGGGTGATGTTGGGCTGTGCGGTCATCGCTGTCACGCGCCGCACCGGCCGGGAACGTGCGCTGCTGCTGAAGGGCGTCGGGCTGGGTCTGCTGCTGGTGGCCGGCCGCAAGACGGGCGATACCTGGCTGCTCATCACGTCCAAGACCCGCCCGGCGGTGCTCGACCCGTACCTGGCAACCGCCGATCACGCGCTGGGCGACCCGTCGTGGGTGGCGGGCCGGATCCTCAAGGCCACCGGTCCGATCGGTACCCATCTTCTCGACTGGGTCTACGGTGAGCTCGCGGTGGCCGCGATCGTCGTCACGCTGTACCAGCTGCGTCACGTGGGGGTCGAACGCCGCTTCCCGCGCCATCATCTGGTGCGCACCTTCCTGGTGATCGGCCTCCTCGGACCTGCCATTTACATGATCTTCCCGGTGGTCGGACCGATCTTCGCCTACGGTCCGGGCACCTCCGGCACCGGCGGCGTGGAATGGGCGGTGGCCAACCTGTGGCCGCACACGCCGCCGCCACTCGCTGTCCCGCACCCGGTGTCCTACGACGCGATCACGCCTCGCAACTGCATGCCCAGCCTGCACACGGCGTGGGCTACCGCGATCTTCATTCATTCCCGCAAGGGCCCACGGATGCTGCGCTTCGCGGGAACGTTCTGGCTGGTTGCCACGCTCGGCGCAACGCTGGGCTTCGGATACCACTACGGCGTGGATCTCCTTGCCGGGGTGGTGTTCGCGCTCACGATCGAGGCAGGGCTGCGTGCGTTCGACCGTGGCTGGGACCGGTCAGCAATCCAGCTGGTCACCTACGGCTCAACGGTCTTCGCCGCACTCCTGGTGGCGTATCGCTATCTGCCGGTGGAGATGGCCGAACACCCGTGGGTGTCCGGTCCCCTTCTCCTGCTGGCGATGGCCTCAGTGATCTACGGCTACGTACGGACCACCAAAGCGTGGGAACCGAAGGCCGTACCAGCGTGGCAGCCGGAACCTCAACCCGAACTGGTGTGA
- a CDS encoding FAD-binding oxidoreductase has product MTRALVIGAGVIGAATAHRLAEAGVSVTVLEAGGRTPGTSSATFSIDVTHLKTPHSYFLLNQRSAALHRELEEEIHGETGAPGWRHPAPLVQWGHTEEDQRILRARAERLASWGHPCRTADPDELRTLAPAVDPASCRATELVVHDAAAWYDAPLFAHTLLDRAAALGADIRYDTPVTALLLDGERVRGAEARGRRFEADHVVNCAGPDAGRIAELAGVRLPLRQIPGLVGESVPLAEPLRAIVATSGVDLRPAPGNRVCAISWPVDALLAPTPATDVPPEADLLSRCAAILPAFRSLGGTRVGVRPVPEDGLPLVGPHLHAPGLYTVTTHSGVTLAPLLAALAAEELTTSTPDPTLTPYRPDRDTSHPIRDESLAVMSGHRAEAG; this is encoded by the coding sequence ATGACCCGTGCCCTCGTCATCGGCGCCGGAGTGATAGGCGCCGCCACCGCCCACCGTCTGGCCGAGGCAGGCGTCAGCGTCACCGTGCTCGAGGCCGGCGGCCGCACACCGGGCACCTCCAGCGCCACCTTCTCCATCGACGTCACGCATCTGAAGACCCCCCACTCCTACTTCCTGCTCAACCAGCGCAGCGCCGCGCTCCACCGGGAACTGGAGGAGGAGATCCATGGCGAAACGGGAGCCCCCGGCTGGCGCCACCCCGCGCCGCTCGTCCAGTGGGGCCACACCGAGGAGGATCAGCGCATCCTCCGCGCACGTGCCGAGCGCCTCGCCAGCTGGGGGCACCCCTGCCGGACGGCCGACCCCGACGAACTGCGCACTCTCGCCCCTGCCGTCGACCCCGCCTCCTGCCGCGCCACCGAACTCGTCGTGCACGACGCCGCCGCCTGGTACGACGCGCCCCTCTTCGCACACACCCTTCTCGACCGGGCCGCGGCCCTGGGCGCCGACATCCGCTACGACACTCCTGTCACCGCCCTCCTGCTGGACGGCGAACGGGTGCGGGGAGCCGAGGCGCGGGGCCGGCGCTTCGAGGCCGACCACGTCGTCAACTGTGCGGGCCCCGACGCCGGGCGCATCGCCGAACTGGCCGGTGTACGGCTGCCGCTGCGTCAGATCCCCGGTCTGGTGGGCGAGTCCGTCCCGCTCGCCGAGCCGCTGCGCGCCATCGTCGCGACCTCCGGCGTCGATCTGCGCCCCGCCCCGGGCAACCGGGTCTGCGCCATCTCCTGGCCGGTCGACGCCCTCCTCGCCCCGACCCCGGCAACTGATGTGCCGCCCGAAGCGGACCTCCTCAGCCGATGCGCCGCGATCCTGCCCGCCTTCCGCTCCCTCGGAGGTACCCGGGTCGGAGTCCGCCCCGTTCCCGAAGACGGCCTTCCCCTGGTCGGCCCGCACCTCCACGCTCCCGGTCTCTACACCGTCACCACCCACAGCGGCGTCACCCTCGCCCCGCTCCTCGCCGCCCTCGCCGCCGAGGAACTCACCACCTCCACCCCCGACCCCACCCTGACTCCGTACCGCCCCGACCGCGACACCTCACACCCCATCCGGGACGAAAGCCTGGCCGTGATGAGCGGACACCGCGCTGAGGCCGGTTGA
- a CDS encoding amino acid ABC transporter ATP-binding protein, producing MIRAEGVHKSFGRTDVLKGIDLTVDPGEVMCLVGPSGSGKSTFLRCINHLETIDRGRLYVRDELVGYEERDGKLYELSDKAVSRRRRGIGMVFQRFNLFPHMTALENVIEAPVQVRKEPKERARERGAKLLDRVGLADKTHSYPAQLSGGQQQRVAIARALAMRPELMLFDEPTSALDPELVGEVLEVMRALAEDGMTMVVVTHEMGFAREVGDSLVFMDDGAVVETGPPADVLSDPRHERTRAFLSKVL from the coding sequence GTGATCAGAGCCGAGGGCGTGCACAAGAGCTTCGGCCGGACGGACGTGCTCAAGGGCATCGACCTGACAGTCGACCCCGGCGAGGTGATGTGCCTGGTGGGCCCCTCCGGCTCCGGCAAGTCCACCTTCCTGCGCTGCATCAACCATCTGGAGACCATCGACCGGGGACGCCTGTACGTCCGCGACGAGCTCGTCGGCTACGAAGAGCGGGACGGCAAGCTGTACGAGCTGAGCGACAAGGCCGTCTCCCGGCGCCGCCGGGGCATCGGCATGGTCTTCCAGCGATTCAACCTCTTTCCGCACATGACGGCGCTGGAAAACGTCATCGAGGCCCCCGTCCAGGTCAGGAAGGAACCGAAGGAACGGGCACGCGAACGCGGCGCGAAGCTGCTCGACCGCGTCGGCCTCGCCGACAAGACACACAGCTACCCCGCCCAGCTCTCCGGCGGCCAGCAGCAACGGGTGGCCATTGCCCGCGCTCTGGCGATGCGGCCCGAACTCATGCTCTTCGACGAACCCACCTCCGCGCTCGACCCCGAACTCGTCGGCGAGGTGCTGGAGGTGATGCGAGCGCTCGCCGAGGACGGCATGACCATGGTCGTCGTCACCCACGAGATGGGCTTCGCCCGGGAAGTCGGCGACTCGCTGGTGTTCATGGACGACGGAGCCGTTGTCGAGACCGGCCCGCCGGCGGACGTGCTGAGCGACCCGCGCCACGAACGCACCCGCGCCTTCCTCAGCAAGGTTCTCTGA